In Opitutus sp., one genomic interval encodes:
- the def gene encoding peptide deformylase, producing MALRIVHYNDPVLRKKGDPVTVFDSALTLLSAQMVATMNTAAGIGLAAQQVGRALQFCVVDMLGTDRDFSWELDGGRPPLELFMPLTLANPVVTVLPSEKTVYEEGCLSFPEIRGDVIRADVIRVTFQDLQGTAHTLLCDGLFSRCIQHEVDHLNGTLFIDRMEKKVRAKLEKDIKELGQKTRDASQPPVV from the coding sequence ATGGCCCTGCGAATTGTTCATTATAACGACCCGGTGCTCCGTAAAAAAGGCGACCCCGTAACGGTCTTCGACTCCGCCCTCACGCTGCTTTCCGCCCAAATGGTGGCGACCATGAACACCGCCGCCGGCATCGGTCTGGCGGCTCAGCAGGTCGGACGCGCGCTCCAATTTTGCGTGGTCGACATGCTCGGCACCGACCGCGACTTCAGTTGGGAGCTCGACGGCGGTCGCCCGCCATTGGAGTTGTTTATGCCACTCACCCTGGCCAACCCCGTTGTCACCGTGCTGCCGTCGGAGAAGACCGTTTACGAGGAAGGCTGCCTGTCGTTTCCGGAAATCCGCGGCGACGTGATTCGCGCCGACGTGATTCGGGTGACCTTTCAGGATTTGCAGGGGACGGCGCACACGCTGCTGTGCGACGGGTTGTTTTCGCGCTGCATCCAGCACGAAGTCGACCACCTCAACGGCACGCTTTTTATCGACCGCATGGAGAAAAAAGTCCGCGCCAAGCTGGAGAAGGACATCAAGGAGCTCGGCCAAAAGACCCGCGACGCCAGCCAGCCGCCGGTGGTGTAG
- a CDS encoding DUF4870 domain-containing protein — MLSNRVTCGSAELALGFGPNMATVTLPSSNTPPSLPRLSGDEKALIILCHLSGFLGVGFILPLVVFLIKKAEGGPVAVQAKEVLNFHLSLLIYALCIAPLCFVFVGFILLPILAVAAIVLAIVAAIKASDGFAYRYPLCIRFIS, encoded by the coding sequence GTGCTGAGTAATCGCGTGACTTGCGGTTCGGCCGAACTGGCGCTTGGTTTCGGCCCCAATATGGCCACGGTCACCCTGCCTTCCTCCAACACTCCCCCGTCGCTTCCGCGCCTTAGCGGCGACGAAAAGGCCCTCATCATTCTTTGCCACCTCTCGGGCTTTCTGGGTGTGGGGTTTATCCTCCCGCTGGTGGTGTTTTTGATCAAAAAAGCCGAGGGTGGTCCTGTGGCGGTGCAGGCCAAGGAGGTGCTTAACTTCCACCTCTCCCTGCTGATCTACGCGTTGTGCATCGCCCCGCTGTGCTTCGTTTTTGTGGGGTTCATCCTGCTGCCGATCCTTGCGGTCGCAGCCATTGTTTTGGCGATTGTCGCGGCGATCAAGGCCTCCGACGGCTTCGCCTACCGCTACCCGCTCTGCATCCGCTTCATCTCCTGA
- a CDS encoding CinA family nicotinamide mononucleotide deamidase-related protein, with product MVSKNIAPPGSVASKRYELLTLGDELLLGLTANGHLTYIGAQLGQRGVLLQRNVTLTDEADAIAEQFRESWARADVVITTGGLGPTCDDRTREAVAGVLGQRLVFEPEIAAGIEAFFASRGRIMTENNLKQAYRFERGEVLPNANGTAPGLWVEQDGKVLIMLPGPPNELQPMFTEQVIPRLAQRGLLLDRQAYVQLRTAGIGESALETKLQPVFADYGDGLSIAYCAHQGQVDVRLSSPSGQLSFGQLDEVAGECERLLGEDFMGYGSASLAQVVGDLLRAQECMLAVAETATGGLLASEFTGICGATKFFAGGCVCYSNESKMQLLDVPECLLEQHGGVSAENAVAMAVGAAERLGADYALAITGFAGPCGGTHENPVGTMYLALYSPQGMWSKKLHYPGPRATVNRRAVIAALDWLRRELVRTQSGVTTGAQAGGRE from the coding sequence ATGGTTTCCAAAAACATCGCCCCTCCCGGCTCGGTCGCCTCCAAACGTTACGAACTCCTCACCCTGGGGGATGAGTTGCTTTTGGGCCTGACCGCCAACGGTCATCTCACCTACATCGGCGCCCAGCTCGGGCAGCGCGGGGTGCTGCTCCAGCGCAACGTGACGTTGACCGACGAGGCTGACGCGATCGCCGAACAATTTCGCGAGAGCTGGGCGCGCGCCGACGTGGTCATCACCACCGGCGGGCTGGGGCCGACCTGCGACGACCGCACGCGCGAGGCGGTCGCCGGGGTGTTGGGGCAACGCCTGGTTTTCGAGCCCGAAATCGCTGCGGGCATCGAGGCGTTTTTCGCCAGTCGAGGCCGGATCATGACGGAGAACAACCTCAAGCAGGCCTACCGTTTTGAGCGCGGCGAGGTGTTGCCCAACGCCAACGGCACCGCGCCAGGCCTGTGGGTGGAGCAAGACGGCAAGGTGCTGATCATGCTGCCGGGCCCGCCCAACGAGTTGCAACCGATGTTTACCGAACAGGTGATTCCTCGGCTGGCGCAGCGTGGGCTCCTACTCGACCGACAAGCCTACGTGCAGCTGCGCACGGCGGGCATCGGCGAGTCGGCGCTGGAGACCAAACTGCAGCCTGTTTTTGCCGATTACGGTGACGGTCTGAGCATCGCCTACTGTGCGCATCAAGGGCAGGTGGACGTGCGCCTGAGTTCCCCCAGTGGGCAGCTCTCGTTTGGGCAACTCGACGAGGTGGCCGGCGAGTGCGAGCGCCTCTTGGGGGAGGATTTTATGGGGTACGGGAGCGCTTCGTTGGCGCAAGTCGTCGGCGACCTGTTGCGAGCGCAGGAGTGCATGCTGGCGGTGGCCGAGACCGCCACGGGCGGGCTGCTGGCCAGCGAGTTCACGGGAATCTGCGGGGCCACGAAGTTTTTTGCGGGCGGCTGCGTGTGTTACTCCAACGAGTCGAAGATGCAGTTGCTCGACGTACCCGAATGCCTGCTGGAGCAGCACGGCGGGGTGTCGGCGGAAAACGCGGTGGCGATGGCCGTCGGCGCGGCCGAGCGGCTGGGCGCCGACTACGCGCTGGCGATCACGGGCTTTGCGGGCCCTTGCGGCGGCACCCACGAAAACCCGGTCGGCACGATGTACCTGGCGCTGTATTCGCCTCAGGGCATGTGGTCGAAAAAGCTCCATTATCCCGGCCCGCGAGCGACGGTGAACCGGCGCGCGGTGATTGCCGCGCTGGACTGGTTGCGGCGCGAGTTGGTCCGCACGCAAAGCGGCGTGACTACCGGGGCGCAGGCCGGCGGGCGGGAGTGA
- a CDS encoding excinuclease ABC subunit UvrC, whose protein sequence is MPAPHSINLKEKVRQLPEKPGVYLMKDRLGRIIYVGKAKALKKRVSSYFTPARAMTLHPKIRALIEMIADFDTIEVKSEPEALLLEGKLIKQWKPKYNTDFTDDKRFPLVRVDPAQELPRFAVTRFKKDDRSRYFGPFAHSGLLRKTLAQMRRQFGILLSDATPQRLPDGRWQLYDDVRQELYGFANETTAEDYRQRVAEACEFLEGKSREWLETLRAEMLEAAGKKEFEKAAELRDVVFALEKTLARTRNFERFDPTHPAADEEAMRLLGEALGLEKIPRTLECFDISHISGTFVVASMVHFNEGRPDKDRYRRFQIKSFIGNDDYRAMEEVVGRHYRRMRDEQKPLPDLIVIDGGRGQIGAALKAFAAIEVEPPPLIGLAKKHETIIFPDERAPLNLPLNSPALNLLQRLRDEAHRVANTYNADLRSKKIRESVLDDFPGLGAVRRTALLAHFGSIERLKAASEAQLAEVEGLGLRLAAELHAYLHAPLPS, encoded by the coding sequence ATGCCAGCGCCTCACTCCATTAACCTCAAAGAGAAGGTCCGCCAGCTGCCCGAGAAGCCGGGGGTTTACCTGATGAAGGACCGCTTGGGGCGCATCATTTACGTCGGCAAAGCCAAGGCGTTAAAAAAGCGGGTCTCGTCGTATTTCACCCCGGCGCGGGCGATGACGTTGCACCCGAAAATCCGCGCCTTGATCGAGATGATCGCCGACTTCGACACCATCGAGGTGAAGTCCGAACCCGAGGCGCTGCTGCTGGAGGGCAAGCTGATCAAGCAGTGGAAACCCAAGTACAACACCGACTTCACCGACGACAAACGCTTCCCGCTGGTGCGCGTCGACCCGGCCCAGGAGCTGCCGCGCTTCGCCGTCACGCGCTTCAAAAAGGACGACCGCTCGCGCTACTTTGGGCCGTTCGCCCACAGCGGGCTGTTGCGCAAAACCCTCGCCCAGATGCGCCGCCAGTTCGGCATTTTGCTAAGCGACGCCACGCCCCAGCGCCTGCCCGACGGCCGCTGGCAACTCTACGACGACGTGCGCCAGGAGCTCTACGGCTTCGCCAACGAAACCACCGCCGAGGACTACCGCCAACGCGTGGCCGAGGCCTGCGAGTTTCTGGAGGGCAAGTCGCGCGAATGGCTCGAAACCCTGCGCGCCGAGATGCTGGAGGCCGCCGGCAAAAAGGAATTCGAGAAAGCCGCCGAGTTGCGCGACGTGGTGTTTGCCCTCGAAAAAACCCTGGCCCGCACGCGCAATTTCGAGCGCTTCGACCCCACGCACCCCGCCGCCGACGAGGAGGCCATGCGCCTGCTCGGCGAGGCCCTTGGGCTGGAAAAAATCCCGCGCACGCTGGAGTGCTTTGATATTTCGCACATCAGCGGCACCTTCGTGGTGGCGTCGATGGTGCACTTTAACGAGGGGCGGCCCGACAAGGACCGTTACCGGCGGTTTCAGATTAAGAGTTTTATTGGCAACGACGATTACCGGGCGATGGAGGAGGTGGTCGGCCGCCATTACCGGCGGATGCGCGACGAACAAAAGCCGTTGCCCGACCTGATCGTGATCGACGGTGGGCGCGGCCAGATTGGCGCGGCGCTCAAGGCGTTTGCCGCGATCGAAGTGGAGCCGCCGCCGCTGATCGGTTTGGCCAAAAAGCACGAGACGATCATTTTTCCCGACGAACGCGCGCCGCTGAACCTCCCGCTCAACTCGCCCGCGCTCAACCTGCTCCAGCGCCTGCGTGACGAAGCCCACCGCGTCGCCAACACCTACAACGCCGACCTGCGCTCCAAGAAAATCCGCGAGTCCGTCCTCGATGACTTCCCCGGGCTGGGTGCGGTACGACGGACCGCGTTGTTGGCCCACTTCGGCAGCATCGAGCGGTTGAAGGCGGCCAGCGAAGCGCAACTGGCCGAAGTCGAAGGCCTCGGCCTGCGCCTGGCCGCCGAGCTGCACGCCTACCTGCACGCCCCGCTGCCCTCTTAA
- a CDS encoding sialate O-acetylesterase: MRKPLLCLALFSFGAAAHANVVLAPLFTDNAVFQRDKPVPVWGTADAGEKVTVTFAGQSLATTADAAGKWSVALAALPANATPADLVVKGNNTVTRTNVVVGEVWIASGQSNMEWKLSKTYDAALDIAGSASNPLIRHIKIAKKVSDAPLTTATGTWQVASPSTAAEFTAVGYYFALDLYRVLNVPIGIINSSWGGTPIESWMSPASLKSDPEFAIVGERWAKVLAEYPAKKAAHESALAVWNTEAATAKAAGQPFTKPEPKLTWPSIAGPGHFSTPSGLNNGMIAPLAPYALRGTIWYQGEANVGKAAEYRALFSAMIKGWRTQFGQGDFPFYWVQLANFASATDTTWAFLREAQTQTLALPNTGQAVTVDIGDVSDGHPRNKKDVGRRLARVALARTYGQKIVASGPVFAKAERDGAGFRVSFTEVNGGLIAPLNTLVGFELAGEDKVFKPATAKIEKDTVLVTSAKVPAPVAVRYAWRNAPLAGLFNVDGLPAVPFRSDTW, from the coding sequence ATGCGTAAACCCCTCCTCTGCCTGGCCCTGTTCAGCTTCGGCGCCGCCGCGCACGCCAACGTCGTGCTCGCGCCGCTGTTCACCGACAACGCCGTTTTTCAACGCGACAAGCCGGTCCCCGTCTGGGGCACGGCCGACGCCGGTGAAAAGGTCACCGTCACCTTCGCCGGGCAATCGCTCGCCACCACCGCCGATGCCGCCGGCAAGTGGAGCGTTGCCCTCGCCGCGCTGCCCGCCAATGCCACGCCCGCCGACTTGGTGGTGAAGGGCAACAACACGGTTACCCGCACCAACGTCGTCGTCGGCGAGGTCTGGATCGCCTCCGGCCAATCCAACATGGAGTGGAAGTTGTCCAAAACCTACGACGCCGCCCTCGACATCGCCGGCTCGGCCTCCAACCCACTGATTCGCCACATCAAAATCGCCAAAAAGGTCTCGGATGCGCCACTCACCACCGCGACCGGCACGTGGCAAGTCGCCAGCCCCTCCACCGCCGCCGAATTCACCGCCGTCGGTTACTACTTTGCCCTCGATCTCTACCGGGTGCTCAACGTGCCCATCGGCATCATTAACAGCAGTTGGGGCGGCACACCCATCGAGTCGTGGATGTCACCCGCTTCGCTTAAGTCAGATCCTGAATTCGCGATTGTGGGTGAGCGTTGGGCGAAAGTCCTCGCCGAATACCCGGCTAAAAAAGCCGCTCACGAAAGCGCCCTCGCCGTGTGGAACACGGAGGCGGCCACCGCCAAGGCAGCAGGCCAACCGTTCACTAAACCCGAACCCAAACTTACGTGGCCTAGCATCGCAGGGCCTGGCCACTTTTCCACCCCCTCCGGCCTTAACAACGGCATGATCGCCCCCCTCGCACCCTACGCCCTGCGCGGCACCATCTGGTATCAGGGTGAGGCCAACGTCGGTAAGGCCGCCGAATACCGCGCCCTGTTCTCTGCCATGATCAAAGGCTGGCGCACCCAGTTCGGCCAGGGCGACTTCCCCTTTTATTGGGTGCAATTGGCCAACTTCGCCAGCGCCACCGACACCACCTGGGCCTTCCTGCGCGAAGCCCAAACCCAGACCCTCGCTCTGCCCAACACCGGCCAGGCCGTCACTGTCGACATCGGCGACGTCAGCGACGGCCACCCGCGCAACAAAAAGGACGTCGGCCGCCGTCTCGCCCGCGTCGCTCTGGCCCGCACGTATGGCCAAAAGATCGTCGCAAGCGGCCCGGTGTTCGCCAAGGCCGAACGCGACGGTGCCGGCTTCCGCGTGAGCTTCACCGAGGTCAACGGCGGCCTGATTGCCCCGCTCAACACCCTGGTCGGCTTCGAACTCGCCGGTGAAGACAAGGTTTTCAAACCGGCCACCGCCAAGATCGAAAAAGACACCGTGCTCGTGACTAGCGCCAAGGTGCCCGCGCCGGTGGCGGTGCGCTACGCCTGGCGCAACGCCCCGCTCGCCGGGTTGTTCAACGTCGACGGCCTGCCCGCGGTGCCTTTCCGCAGCGATACCTGGTAA
- a CDS encoding mucoidy inhibitor MuiA family protein, translating to MHLLRLPLVLVALVCTSALAAPIPAESTLTAATIYPDRAVVTRTASLIDVPAGTTEISFGQLPAALLDESVQVSAKGTTAAALLDITTRIAYVTAEPDARVKTLEDQLLALRRDERALNDQGSVLESQRALLTSIEKVSTTPVTSRPGETPPARPALDDYEKLLGFSASQRARFDAAAQKLDLDRTALAEKIAATQAQLNELRGKQPSRRAQKTVTVRLATEAAGKLDLTLSYGLPGASWAPAYDARLRSEKRQVQLDAFGLVRNGTGEDWKAITLTLSTARPGLGGAAPEIAPWLVDVARVVNYSRAEGSSMAFDHGLGSAKRKSLESSLAPTAALADNFAAAPEPIAAVNASAQIETAATSASFKIATPVTLASDNTPQRLPLGAVTLAAELSYQATPKLQETAYLAAAVVNRSELPLLAGALNVFLDDTFVATARLATTMPGEKFTLNLGADEGIAIKRKIVSRFTEDTGFTTKSRRTTYDILVTLTNNKRTTERVVIQDVAPVSRDEKIVVELIAPAARELLKPEDAAAQPPKAGIARDATGKITWRLDLKPGEKREIPLKFSIEHPADLPVTGVE from the coding sequence ATGCACCTACTCCGCCTGCCCCTGGTCCTTGTCGCGTTGGTTTGCACCTCCGCGCTCGCCGCCCCGATTCCCGCCGAATCTACCCTCACCGCCGCCACCATTTACCCAGACCGCGCCGTGGTCACCCGCACCGCCTCGCTCATCGACGTGCCCGCCGGCACCACCGAAATCAGTTTTGGGCAACTGCCCGCCGCGCTCCTCGACGAATCGGTGCAGGTCTCCGCCAAGGGCACCACCGCCGCCGCCCTTTTGGACATCACCACGCGCATCGCCTACGTCACCGCCGAGCCCGACGCCCGCGTTAAAACCCTCGAAGACCAACTGCTCGCCCTGCGCCGCGACGAACGCGCCCTCAACGACCAGGGCAGCGTGCTCGAATCCCAGCGCGCGTTGCTCACCAGCATTGAAAAAGTCTCCACCACACCCGTGACCTCGCGCCCCGGCGAAACGCCCCCGGCCCGCCCCGCGCTCGACGATTACGAGAAACTCCTCGGCTTCTCCGCCTCCCAGCGCGCGCGCTTCGACGCCGCCGCCCAAAAACTCGATCTCGACCGCACTGCTCTCGCCGAAAAAATCGCCGCCACCCAGGCGCAGCTCAACGAACTGCGCGGCAAACAACCCTCCCGCCGCGCCCAAAAAACCGTCACCGTGCGCCTCGCCACCGAGGCCGCCGGCAAACTCGACCTGACCCTCAGTTACGGCCTGCCCGGCGCCTCCTGGGCACCCGCCTACGACGCCCGCCTGCGCTCGGAAAAACGCCAGGTGCAACTCGACGCGTTTGGCCTGGTGCGCAACGGCACCGGCGAAGACTGGAAGGCCATCACCCTGACCCTGTCCACTGCGCGCCCCGGATTGGGTGGCGCCGCGCCCGAGATCGCCCCGTGGCTGGTCGATGTCGCCCGCGTGGTAAATTATTCCCGGGCCGAAGGCAGCTCGATGGCCTTCGACCACGGCCTCGGTAGCGCCAAGCGCAAGTCACTCGAATCATCCTTGGCCCCGACCGCCGCCTTGGCCGACAACTTTGCCGCCGCCCCTGAGCCGATCGCCGCCGTCAACGCCAGCGCACAAATCGAGACCGCCGCCACCAGTGCCAGTTTCAAGATCGCCACGCCCGTCACCTTGGCCAGCGACAACACCCCGCAGCGCCTGCCACTCGGCGCTGTCACGCTGGCCGCCGAGCTCAGTTACCAAGCGACCCCCAAACTTCAGGAAACCGCGTACCTGGCCGCCGCTGTGGTTAACCGCAGTGAACTTCCCCTGCTCGCCGGTGCGCTCAACGTGTTCCTCGACGACACCTTTGTGGCGACCGCGCGTTTGGCCACCACCATGCCCGGCGAAAAGTTCACCCTCAACCTCGGGGCGGACGAGGGCATCGCGATCAAGCGCAAGATCGTTTCCCGCTTCACCGAAGACACCGGTTTCACCACCAAGAGCCGCCGCACCACCTACGACATTCTGGTGACGCTCACCAACAACAAGCGCACCACCGAACGCGTCGTAATCCAGGATGTCGCGCCAGTTTCGCGCGATGAGAAGATTGTCGTCGAACTGATCGCGCCCGCCGCTCGCGAGCTGCTCAAGCCCGAAGACGCCGCTGCGCAACCGCCCAAAGCCGGCATCGCCCGTGACGCGACGGGGAAAATCACCTGGCGCCTCGACCTGAAGCCGGGCGAGAAGCGCGAGATCCCGCTGAAGTTCTCCATCGAGCATCCCGCCGACCTGCCCGTGACCGGCGTTGAGTAA
- a CDS encoding peroxiredoxin translates to MKTLRTLLTLTAFLAMFSISQAADRPKVGDPAPVATATTEQGVELNLADVYTSSPYTLVFFYPKAFTPGCTAQSCSLRDGYEALTKLGVTIIGVSTDTVEKQKSFKEEYKLPYTLLADINKVILKAFGQNALMFASRQAFLIHDGKVVYADTKGSTKQQAADIIKFIEAK, encoded by the coding sequence ATGAAAACCCTCCGCACCCTGCTCACCCTCACCGCATTCCTCGCCATGTTTTCCATTTCCCAAGCTGCCGATCGGCCCAAGGTCGGCGATCCTGCACCCGTCGCCACCGCCACCACCGAACAGGGCGTCGAACTGAACCTCGCCGACGTCTACACCTCCAGCCCGTACACGCTGGTGTTTTTCTACCCTAAAGCCTTCACCCCCGGCTGCACCGCCCAAAGCTGCTCACTGCGCGACGGCTACGAGGCGCTCACCAAACTCGGGGTGACCATCATCGGCGTCAGCACCGACACGGTGGAAAAACAGAAGAGTTTTAAGGAGGAATACAAACTGCCTTACACCCTCCTCGCCGACATCAACAAAGTGATACTTAAAGCGTTTGGCCAAAACGCGTTAATGTTCGCAAGCCGCCAAGCCTTCCTGATCCACGACGGCAAGGTGGTGTACGCCGACACCAAGGGTTCAACCAAGCAGCAAGCCGCCGATATCATAAAGTTCATCGAAGCGAAGTAA
- a CDS encoding DUF1328 domain-containing protein, with translation MLNYAFLFLIIALIAAVLGFGVIAGTAATIAKILFLVFLILFIASFILGKRR, from the coding sequence ATGCTTAATTACGCCTTCTTGTTTCTCATCATCGCCCTGATCGCAGCAGTGCTCGGATTTGGGGTGATCGCCGGCACCGCGGCGACCATCGCCAAAATCCTTTTTCTGGTCTTTCTGATCTTGTTCATCGCCTCGTTCATTCTCGGAAAACGAAGGTAA
- a CDS encoding DUF3185 family protein: MNKIISISLLVGGIIMVVFGFQASDSIGSGFSRLFTGTPTDKSIWLLIGGAALAVVGLVGVLRFPRD; encoded by the coding sequence ATGAACAAAATCATCTCCATCAGCCTGCTCGTCGGAGGCATCATTATGGTCGTCTTCGGCTTCCAAGCCTCCGACTCGATCGGTTCGGGTTTTTCCCGACTATTTACCGGCACCCCAACGGATAAATCAATCTGGCTGCTCATCGGGGGCGCCGCGCTTGCAGTGGTCGGGTTAGTCGGGGTGCTGCGGTTTCCTCGGGACTAA
- a CDS encoding BON domain-containing protein — protein MKKNILALSLFALSPLLAFASSETDRKIEDTAKESYNYRTVLEDKVKVKAKDGVVTLTGTVQDKDDKALASDTVEKIPGVTGVKNEIVVKAPYPEHSDAWIAFKIRGRLLMKANVSAATTKVAVNDGIVTLTGTADNAAQKELTEAYAKEIDWVKSVKNNLVIKPKPASDLTLGEKIDDASITSQVKYALISHKSTSALKTKVSTTDGVVVITGEAATDAEKSLVSKLAQDVRGVKEVTNNMTVKE, from the coding sequence ATGAAAAAAAACATACTCGCCCTCTCATTATTCGCGCTCAGCCCCCTTCTGGCTTTCGCATCCTCCGAAACGGATCGGAAGATCGAAGACACGGCCAAGGAGTCGTACAACTACCGCACGGTCCTCGAAGATAAAGTGAAGGTGAAGGCCAAGGATGGCGTGGTCACCCTCACCGGCACCGTTCAAGATAAAGACGACAAGGCGCTTGCCTCCGACACGGTCGAGAAAATCCCCGGCGTGACCGGCGTTAAAAACGAAATCGTCGTCAAGGCCCCCTATCCTGAACATTCCGACGCTTGGATCGCCTTCAAGATTCGCGGCCGGTTGCTGATGAAGGCCAACGTCAGCGCCGCCACCACCAAGGTCGCGGTGAATGACGGCATCGTCACCTTGACGGGCACAGCAGATAACGCCGCGCAAAAGGAACTCACTGAGGCTTACGCCAAGGAAATCGACTGGGTGAAATCGGTTAAAAACAACCTCGTTATCAAACCGAAGCCCGCCAGCGATCTGACCCTCGGCGAGAAAATCGACGACGCGTCCATCACCAGCCAAGTGAAGTACGCGCTCATCAGCCACAAATCGACCAGCGCGCTCAAAACCAAAGTGAGCACAACCGATGGTGTTGTGGTAATCACCGGCGAGGCCGCCACCGATGCCGAAAAATCCCTGGTCTCCAAACTCGCGCAAGACGTCCGAGGCGTGAAAGAGGTTACCAACAACATGACCGTAAAGGAGTAA